In a genomic window of Drosophila takahashii strain IR98-3 E-12201 chromosome 3L, DtakHiC1v2, whole genome shotgun sequence:
- the nSyb gene encoding neuronal synaptobrevin isoform X2: protein MGKKDKNKEPADAAPAGDAPPNAGAPAGEGGDGEIVGGPHNPQQIAAQKRLQQTQAQVDEVVDIMRTNVEKVLERDSKLSELDDRADALQQGASQFEQQAGKLKRKFWLQNLKMMIIMGVIGLVVVGIIASNFM from the exons ATGGGCAAAAAAGACAAGAACAAGGAACC GGCGGACGCTGCACCAGCTGGAGATGCACCACCAAATGCCGGAGCTCCGGCCGGAGAGGGAGGCGATGGCGAGATTGTGGGCGGACCACACAATCCGCAGCAGATTGCGGCACAGAAGCGTCTGCAGCAGACACAGGCGCAGGTCGATGAG GTCGTGGACATCATGCGCACGAATGTGGAGAAGGTGCTGGAGCGCGACAGCAAGCTGTCGGAGCTGGACGATCGTGCCGATGCCTTGCAGCAGGGTGCCTCGCAGTTCGAGCAGCAGGCGGGCAAGCTTAAGAGGAAATTCTGGCTCCAGAACTTGAAG ATGATGATCATTATGGGCGTGATTGGCCTGGTTGTCGTGGGCATTATTGCAA GTAACTTTATGTAG
- the LOC108055202 gene encoding transmembrane protein 60, giving the protein MTLAHRALFTWFIVLVFLILLCLRLDPRTTWNWFVTFTPLWFFDVIIIIYVIIKFIRKWRNLTCLTDLLFLYKWNIAGVLLTISSQVMICLTLEYPQQIPIYVTIAPVVLLLSTAIFYVGSRLGKREGWIQ; this is encoded by the coding sequence atgACGCTGGCACACCGCGCACTCTTCACCTGGTTCATTGTGCTGGTCTTCCTGATCCTGCTGTGCCTGCGGCTGGACCCGCGCACCACCTGGAATTGGTTCGTCACCTTCACGCCGCTCTGGTTCTTCGATGTGATCATCATAATCTACGTGATCATCAAGTTCATCCGCAAGTGGCGGAATCTGACCTGCCTGACGGACCTGCTGTTCCTCTACAAGTGGAACATTGCCGGCGTCCTGCTGACCATCTCCTCGCAGGTGATGATCTGCCTGACGCTGGAGTACCCGCAGCAGATTCCCATCTACGTGACCATTGCCCCGGTGGTCCTGCTGCTGAGCACCGCCATCTTCTACGTGGGCAGCCGGCTGGGCAAGCGAGAGGGCTGGATTCAGTAG
- the Mettl2 gene encoding tRNA N(3)-methylcytidine methyltransferase Mettl2 isoform X1 has product MLGKYGMQILRRLASKTWEHTRQRKKPAGAGSRVLTDVREVFEFNAWDHVQWDEEQELAAQEAVAKNSASKMEAEQKDKFQLDAPKFWDSFYGIHDNRFFKDRHWLFTEFPELAPLTTETKDQQPRNIFELGCGVGNTILPLLQYSSEPQLKVSGCDFSARAIEILQSQPQFDEKRCQVFVMDATLEQWEVPFEENSQDIIVMIFVLSAIEPKKMQRVLDNCYRYLRPGGLLLFRDYGRYDLAQLRFKSGKCLEDNFYVRGDGTMVYFFTEEELRGMMTQAGLKEEQLIVDRRLQVNRGRGLKMYRVWIQTKFRKPL; this is encoded by the exons ATGCTTGGTAAATATGGGATGCAAATCCTCCGCCGGTTGGCCAGCAAAACTTGGGAGCACACTCGCCAGCGCAAAAAGCCAGCGGGAGCAGGCAGCAGGGTGCTCACCGATGTGCGCGAGGTGTTCGAGTTTAATGCCTG GGACCACGTGCAGTGGGACGAGGAGCAGGAACTGGCCGCCCAGGAGGCGGTGGCCAAGAACTCGGCCAGCAAGATGGAGGCGGAGCAGAAGGACAAATTCCAATTGGATGCCCCCAAGTTCTGGGACTCCTTCTACGGCATCCACGACAATCGCTTCTTCAAGGATCGCCACTGGCTGTTCACAGAGTTCCCGGAATTGGCTCCTTTGACCACAGAAACGAAGGATCAACAACCCCGTAACATCTTCGAACTGGGCTGTGGAGTGGGAAACACTATCCTGCCTTTATTACAATACAGCTCCGAGCCTCAGTTAAAAGTTTCCGGTTGCGACTTCTCTGCGAGGGCCATTGAAATCCTGCAAAGTCAACCGCAGTTCGATGAGAAGCGCTGCCAGGTGTTTGTCATGGATGCCACGTTGGAGCAATGGGAGGTGCCCTTTGAGGAGAACTCGCAGGACATCATTGTGATGATCTTTGTACTGTCTGCCATTGAGCCAAAGAAAATGCAGCGGGTGCTGGACAACTGCTATCGCTACCTACGACCCGGTGGCCTGCTCCTCTTCCGGGATTACGGAAGATATGACCTCGCACAGCTGCGCTTCAAGAGTGGCAAGTGTTTGGAGGACAACTTCTATGTGCGTGGCGATGGCACCATGGTTTACTTCTTCACGGAGGAGGAACTGCGTGGAATGATGACCCAGGCGGGACTCAAGGAGGAGCAACTCATTGTGGACCGAAGGCTGCAGGTCAACCGGGGTCGTGGGTTGAAGATGTACCGCGTTTGGATTCAGACAAAGTTCAGGAAGCCGCTGTAG
- the nSyb gene encoding neuronal synaptobrevin isoform X1, with protein MGKKDKNKEPADAAPAGDAPPNAGAPAGEGGDGEIVGGPHNPQQIAAQKRLQQTQAQVDEVVDIMRTNVEKVLERDSKLSELDDRADALQQGASQFEQQAGKLKRKFWLQNLKMMIIMGVIGLVVVGIIANKLGLIGGEQPPQYQYPPQYMQPPPPPPQQPAGGQSSLVDGAGGSAGGAAAGATGDHGGV; from the exons ATGGGCAAAAAAGACAAGAACAAGGAACC GGCGGACGCTGCACCAGCTGGAGATGCACCACCAAATGCCGGAGCTCCGGCCGGAGAGGGAGGCGATGGCGAGATTGTGGGCGGACCACACAATCCGCAGCAGATTGCGGCACAGAAGCGTCTGCAGCAGACACAGGCGCAGGTCGATGAG GTCGTGGACATCATGCGCACGAATGTGGAGAAGGTGCTGGAGCGCGACAGCAAGCTGTCGGAGCTGGACGATCGTGCCGATGCCTTGCAGCAGGGTGCCTCGCAGTTCGAGCAGCAGGCGGGCAAGCTTAAGAGGAAATTCTGGCTCCAGAACTTGAAG ATGATGATCATTATGGGCGTGATTGGCCTGGTTGTCGTGGGCATTATTGCAA ATAAACTTGGCCTCATAGGCGGGGAGCAGCCGCCACAGTACCAGTACCCCCCACAGTACATgcagccaccgccgccgccgccgcagcagccCGCCGGAGGACAGTCGTCGCTGGTGGATGGGGCAGGAGGATCGGCTggcggagcagcagcaggagccacAGGTGACCATGGCGGCGTATAA
- the LOC108055154 gene encoding uncharacterized protein, translating to MADNNNCPKCKKSIGAKEAAATSIGCSGEDCRRRFHRSCVNIDDAVYEAIQKNPMISFHCEECKKDSAPRGFAAKLQTIEEKVNKVCNGVNQIQGRMYQQYFQFGNQPLQALGATAAGVGGGVGGMPGGLDGKKHPQQNNLIVVGNNCNSDRLQVVCDYGRWVQVGKFATNTSEEDVIDHLAEELKINKNLVKCTKLVKNDANLSQLSYCKFKISIPDYRFNELFNEAIWPSGVMVSPFTPRSQLNQNRL from the coding sequence ATGgccgacaacaacaactgcccCAAGTGCAAAAAATCGATCGGCGCCAAAGAGGCGGCGGCCACGAGCATCGGATGCAGTGGCGAGGACTGCCGGCGGAGGTTCCACCGCTCCTGCGTGAACATCGACGACGCGGTCTACGAGGCGATCCAGAAGAACCCGATGATCTCGTTCCACTGCGAGGAGTGCAAGAAGGACTCGGCGCCGCGTGGCTTTGCGGCCAAGCTGCAGACCATCGAGGAGAAGGTCAACAAGGTGTGCAACGGGGTCAACCAGATCCAGGGCAGGATGTACCAGCAGTACTTCCAGTTCGGCAACCAGCCGCTCCAGGCCCTGGGAGCCACTGCAGCCGGAGTGGGTGGCGGAGTGGGCGGAATGCCTGGTGGACTCGACGGCAAGAAGCATCCGCAGCAGAACAACCTCATCGTGGTGGGCAACAACTGCAATTCGGATCGATTGCAGGTGGTCTGCGACTACGGACGATGGGTGCAGGTGGGCAAGTTTGCCACGAACACGAGCGAGGAGGATGTCATCGATCACCTGGCCGAGGAGCTGAAGATCAACAAGAACCTGGTCAAGTGCACCAAGCTGGTGAAGAACGACGCCAACCTGTCGCAGCTGTCGTACTGCAAGTTCAAGATCTCCATTCCGGACTACCGCTTCAACGAGCTCTTCAACGAGGCCATCTGGCCCAGCGGCGTGATGGTCAGCCCCTTCACCCCGCGCTCCCAGCTCAACCAGAATCGCCTCTAG
- the LOC108055201 gene encoding proline-rich protein PRCC: MSLVAYAASSDEDSENEEESPGPQVELVKPPAKQITSSPSKEAPIQPESSSGHISDEDDDYVPQEVSLQELKPPTGRLLLALPKPKVIASIGNPEDEDVDELVTPAFANLPMPRAAAGGKPIIEEKDDEFLHKKALPIEIEKPPPPPVKGRVKISIPSLREFSDVDKEKADKAKNKVDKPNAPKGSGLLSMLPQAKSERNFSKGSSSSSVAVTPSASNTSATNPTSNPVQNRSAPAFVPDTVKLRRAAHNTEGVDGTKAAQKKNPEGKDATKSTKAKPPTKTTSLVTASDSEEDEEEGSGDFFSLNSEHKLPEVSSNEISALVAKRAAKMVEASSKYLEEMAEQEAAEVDAARLEEEQTQLAQKRYHEQQLDSAAMDALVGKNAKRRRKEAKEMSQVIDIVGTQVMPDREEWMRTALASSTTYQPTGVLTDEEPVAGTRRKHQITYLAHKAKANEAELQAMWSANRQTRRATQSKYGF; encoded by the coding sequence ATGTCGCTTGTTGCTTATGCCGCCAGTTCTGACGAAGATTCGGAGAACGAGGAGGAATCTCCAGGGCCACAAGTGGAACTGGTGAAACCACCAGCTAAGCAGATCACATCAAGTCCCTCTAAAGAGGCACCTATACAACCTGAATCATCAAGTGGACACATTAGCGATGAAGACGACGATTACGTTCCCCAAGAAGTGTCCTTGCAGGAACTGAAGCCTCCCACGGGAAGACTCCTACTGGCCTTGCCAAAGCCCAAGGTCATTGCTTCCATCGGGAACCCAGAAGATGAGGATGTGGACGAGCTGGTGACCCCCGCCTTTGCCAACCTGCCCATGCCACGAGCTGCAGCAGGAGGAAAACCCATTATAGAGGAGAAAGACGACGAGTTCCTGCACAAGAAAGCGCTGCCAATTGAAATTGAGAAGCCTCCACCGCCGCCGGTGAAAGGTCGCGTCAAGATCAGCATTCCCTCGCTGCGGGAATTCTCCGATGTGGACAAGGAGAAGGCCGACAAGGCCAAGAACAAGGTGGACAAACCCAATGCGCCCAAGGGATCGGGTCTGCTCAGTATGCTGCCCCAGGCCAAGTCGGAGCGGAATTTCTCCAAGGGCTCCAGCTCCTCATCAGTGGCAGTAACTCCCTCAGCGAGCAACACATCTGCTACCAATCCAACAAGTAATCCTGTCCAAAACCGATCCGCTCCAGCTTTTGTGCCCGATACAGTGAAGCTACGAAGGGCAGCGCACAATACAGAAGGAGTAGATGGCACCAAGGCCGCTCAAAAGAAGAATCCTGAAGGAAAGGATGCTACAAAGTCCACAAAAGCCAAGCCTCCTACTAAAACCACCTCCCTGGTGACCGCCAGCGATAgcgaggaggatgaggaggaagGCTCTGGCGACTTCTTCTCCCTAAATTCCGAGCACAAACTGCCCGAGGTGAGCAGCAACGAGATTAGCGCTCTGGTGGCCAAGCGAGCTGCCAAGATGGTGGAGGCCAGCAGCAAATACCTCGAGGAGATGGCCGAACAAGAAGCAGCCGAGGTAGACGCCGCCCGcctggaggaggagcagaCGCAGCTGGCGCAGAAGCGCTACCACGAGCAGCAGCTCGATTCCGCGGCCATGGACGCACTGGTGGGCAAGAATGCCAAGCGGCGGCGGAAGGAGGCCAAGGAGATGAGCCAGGTGATCGACATTGTGGGCACACAGGTGATGCCCGATCGCGAGGAATGGATGCGAACAGCGCTGGCCTCGTCCACAACCTACCAGCCCACTGGAGTGCTTACAGATGAGGAGCCTGTGGCAGGGACGCGCCGGAAGCACCAGATCACCTACCTGGCCCACAAGGCCAAGGCCAACGAGGCGGAGCTGCAGGCCATGTGGTCGGCCAACCGGCAGACCCGTCGCGCCACCCAAAGCAAATACGGCTTCTGA
- the Bgb gene encoding protein big brother, with protein sequence MMNEAALANMIPYDTIGLYEQPKPRFIFKMPRVVPDQKSKFESDELFRRLSRESEVRYTGYRERSIEERQVRFMNGCREGHTEASFVASGTNLQLVFNANQNPYLHDKECDFDKEHGKVHIKSYFIMNGVCVRFRGWMDLERLDGVGCLEYDERRAMHEDAILRDQIDRYNQRLREFEDTKRAYRDNRQDEMEAVRRGVASGGIGVGASMWRR encoded by the coding sequence ATGATGAACGAGGCGGCCCTGGCCAACATGATACCCTACGACACTATCGGATTGTACGAGCAGCCCAAGCCGCGCTTCATCTTCAAGATGCCGCGCGTGGTGCCCGACCAGAAGTCCAAGTTCGAGAGCGACGAGCTCTTCCGCCGCCTCAGCCGGGAGAGCGAGGTGCGCTACACGGGCTACCGGGAGCGGAGCATCGAGGAGCGGCAGGTGCGCTTCATGAACGGCTGCCGCGAGGGACACACGGAGGCCAGCTTCGTGGCCTCGGGCACCAATCTGCAGCTGGTCTTCAACGCCAACCAGAATCCGTACCTGCACGACAAGGAGTGCGACTTCGACAAGGAGCACGGCAAGGTGCACATCAAGTCGTACTTCATCATGAACGGCGTCTGCGTCCGTTTCCGCGGCTGGATGGATCTGGAGCGGCTGGATGGCGTGGGCTGTTTGGAGTACGACGAGCGGCGGGCGATGCACGAGGATGCCATCCTGAGGGATCAGATCGATCGCTACAATCAGCGGCTGCGCGAATTCGAGGACACCAAGCGCGCCTACCGCGATAACAGGCAGGATGAGATGGAGGCGGTGCGACGGGGCGTGGCCTCCGGCGGCATTGGCGTGGGCGCCAGCATGTGGCGTCGTTAG
- the Mettl2 gene encoding tRNA N(3)-methylcytidine methyltransferase Mettl2 isoform X2, giving the protein MSDTPAAETEKRPQFGTRLLTDADDVFKHNAWDHVQWDEEQELAAQEAVAKNSASKMEAEQKDKFQLDAPKFWDSFYGIHDNRFFKDRHWLFTEFPELAPLTTETKDQQPRNIFELGCGVGNTILPLLQYSSEPQLKVSGCDFSARAIEILQSQPQFDEKRCQVFVMDATLEQWEVPFEENSQDIIVMIFVLSAIEPKKMQRVLDNCYRYLRPGGLLLFRDYGRYDLAQLRFKSGKCLEDNFYVRGDGTMVYFFTEEELRGMMTQAGLKEEQLIVDRRLQVNRGRGLKMYRVWIQTKFRKPL; this is encoded by the exons ATGAGTGACACCCCCGCTGCGGAGACCGAGAAGCGACCCCAGTTCGGAACCCGCCTGCTCACGGACGCCGACGACGTCTTCAAGCACAATGCTTG GGACCACGTGCAGTGGGACGAGGAGCAGGAACTGGCCGCCCAGGAGGCGGTGGCCAAGAACTCGGCCAGCAAGATGGAGGCGGAGCAGAAGGACAAATTCCAATTGGATGCCCCCAAGTTCTGGGACTCCTTCTACGGCATCCACGACAATCGCTTCTTCAAGGATCGCCACTGGCTGTTCACAGAGTTCCCGGAATTGGCTCCTTTGACCACAGAAACGAAGGATCAACAACCCCGTAACATCTTCGAACTGGGCTGTGGAGTGGGAAACACTATCCTGCCTTTATTACAATACAGCTCCGAGCCTCAGTTAAAAGTTTCCGGTTGCGACTTCTCTGCGAGGGCCATTGAAATCCTGCAAAGTCAACCGCAGTTCGATGAGAAGCGCTGCCAGGTGTTTGTCATGGATGCCACGTTGGAGCAATGGGAGGTGCCCTTTGAGGAGAACTCGCAGGACATCATTGTGATGATCTTTGTACTGTCTGCCATTGAGCCAAAGAAAATGCAGCGGGTGCTGGACAACTGCTATCGCTACCTACGACCCGGTGGCCTGCTCCTCTTCCGGGATTACGGAAGATATGACCTCGCACAGCTGCGCTTCAAGAGTGGCAAGTGTTTGGAGGACAACTTCTATGTGCGTGGCGATGGCACCATGGTTTACTTCTTCACGGAGGAGGAACTGCGTGGAATGATGACCCAGGCGGGACTCAAGGAGGAGCAACTCATTGTGGACCGAAGGCTGCAGGTCAACCGGGGTCGTGGGTTGAAGATGTACCGCGTTTGGATTCAGACAAAGTTCAGGAAGCCGCTGTAG
- the alphaCOP gene encoding coatomer subunit alpha, with protein sequence MLTNFESKSARVKGLSFHPKRPWILVSLHSGVIQLWDYRMHTLLEKFDEHDGPVRGVAFHPQMPLFVSGGDDYKIKVWNYKQRRCIFTLLAHLDYVRTVAFHHEYPWILSASDDQTIRIWNWQSRNCICVLTGHNHYVMCAQFHPTEDQIVSASLDQTVRVWDISGLRKKNVAPGPGGLDDHLKGHPGATDLFGQADAVVKHVLEGHDRGVNWASFHPTLPLIVSGADDRLVKLWRMNEYKAWEVDTCRGHYNNVSSVLFHPRQDLILSNGEDRSIRVWDMTKRQCLFTFRRDNERFWILTAHPTLNLFAAGHDGGMVVFKLERERPAYAVHGNILYYVKERFLRKLDFTTTKDTVVMQLRPGKSPVYSMSYNPALNAVLICTRTNNLENSTYDLCQIPKDTESQSESDSKRSSGITAIWVARNRFAVLDRNQQLVIKNFKNEVTKKLPTFCEEIFYAGTGMLLIRDPEFVTLYEVQRLVSVGSIKLAKCRYVVWSPDMSLVALLCKHSVTICDRRLQYLCTVQENCRVKSGAWDESGVFIYTTSNHIKYAITNGDHGIIRTLDLPIYLTRVKGNQVFCLDRECRTRVLHIDPTEYKFKLALIQRKYDEVLHMVRNARLVGQSIIAYLQQKGYPEVALHFVKDEKTRFGLALECGNIEIALEAAKALDDKDCWDRLGQSALLQGNHQVVEMCYQRTKNFDKLSFLYLITGNLEKLKKMNKIAEIRKDVSAQYQGALLLGDVKERVNILKNCGQLSLAYLTAATHGFEDLTESLSETITSQGNALPEVNPNAQLLQPPVPIQQLETNWPLLSVSKGFFEGAMVTRAGSSATARQALNINADAAVLDEHNGGGDGWGADADLGLDEDGDEEMHDALSNDGDGGAGGEDGAGWDVGDDDLVVPEELASKIKASALDSNYYAAPNKGLSPAQQWANNSPLVLDHVKAGSFETAFRLLNDQLGVVNFKPFKQLFLQNYACSRTSYTANPNLQSLSGYPLRNFSETNIKLQRPAVGIKLNDLVARLQAGYQLTTSGKFSEAVEKFHSILISIPLLVVDTKVDTAEAQQLLRICAEYIVGLKMETVRKGMPKSTLEEQKRLCEMAAYFTHCKLQPVHQILTLRTALNMFFKLKNYKTAASFARRLLELAPRPDVAQQVRKILQACEVNPVDEHQLQYEEFNPFTICGISWKPLYRGKPEVTCPFCGSSYDPQFKGSLCTVCEVSQIGKDSIGLRISNLQFR encoded by the exons ATGCTGACCAACTTCGAGTCCAAGTCGGCGCGGGTAAAGGGCCTCTCCTTCCACCCGAAACGCCCTTGGATCCTGGTCAGCCTGCACAGCGGCGTCATCCAGCTGTGGGACTACCGGATGCACACGCTCCTCGAGAAGTTCGACGAGCACGATGGTCCAGTTAGAGGCGTCGCCTTCCATCCCCAGATGCCCTTGTTCGTCTCCGGCGGCGATGACTACAAGATCAAGGTGTGGAACTACAAGCAGCGCCGCTGCATCTTCACCCTGCTGGCCCATTTGGACTATGTGCGCACGGTGGCCTTCCACCACGAATATCCCTGGATTCTCAGCGCCTCCGATGATCAGACCATTCGCATCTGGAACTGGCAGTCGCGCAACTGCATCTGCGTTCTGACCGGACACAATCACTACGTGATGTGCGCCCAGTTTCATCCCACGGAGGATCAGATAGTCTCCGCTTCTCTAGATCAAACGGTTCGCGTGTGGGACATCTCGGGGCTGCGCAAGAAGAACGTGGCTCCCGGACCCGGCGGCCTCGATGATCACCTGAAGGGTCATCCCGGCGCCACGGATCTCTTCGGCCAGGCGGATGCCGTGGTCAAGCACGTGCTCGAGGGTCACGATCGTGGCGTCAACTGGGCCAGCTTCCATCCCACTCTGCCGCTGATCGTCTCCGGTGCCGATGATCGCCTCGTGAAGCTGTGGCGCATGAACGAGTACAAAGCCTGGGAGGTGGACACCTGCCGCGGTCACTACAACAACGTGTCCAGCGTGCTGTTCCACCCACGGCAGGATTTGATCCTCTCGAACGGCGAGGATCGCAGCATTCGCGTCTGGGACATGACCAAGCGGCAGTGCCTCTTCACATTCCGGCGGGACAACGAGCGCTTCTGGATCCTCACGGCGCATCCTACTTTGAATCTGTTTGCAGCTGGCCACGATGGAG GCATGGTGGTCTTCAAACTGGAGCGCGAGCGTCCCGCCTACGCCGTTCATGGCAACATTCTCTACTATGTCAAGGAGCGCTTCCTGCGCAAACTGGACTTTACCACCACCAAGGACACGGTGGTTATGCAGCTGCGTCCGGGCAAGTCACCGGTTTACAGCATGTCCTATAACCCCGCTCTAAATGCCGTTTTGATCTGCACCCGCACCAACAACCTGGAGAACAGCACCTACGACCTGTGCCAGATCCCCAAGGATACCGAAAGTCAGAGCGAATCGGACAGTAAGCGCAGCTCCGGAATCACCGCCATCTGGGTGGCCCGCAATCGGTTTGCAGTGCTCGATCGCAACCAGCAGCTGGTGATCAAGAACTTCAAGAACGAGGTGACCAAGAAGCTGCCCACTTTCTGCGAGGAGATCTTCTATGCCGGCACGGGAATGCTGCTCATCAGGGATCCTGAATTTGTCACCCTGTACGAAGTGCAGCGATTGGTTTCCGTGGGCAGCATCAAGCTGGCCAAGTGCCGCTATGTGGTGTGGTCTCCGGACATGTCTTTGGTGGCCCTGCTCTGCAAACACTCGGTGACCATTTGCGATCGACGGCTGCAGTACTTGTGCACCGTGCAGGAGAACTGCCGCGTGAAATCAGGAGCTTGGGATGAATCTGGGGTGTTTATCTACACCACTAGTAATCATATTAAGTACGCCATTACCAACGGAGACCACGGCATCATCCGTACTTTGGATCTGCCCATCTATCTCACCCGCGTCAAGGGCAACCAGGTGTTCTGCTTGGATCGCGAGTGCCGCACTCGCGTGCTTCACATCGATCCCACCGAGTACAAGTTCAAGTTGGCCTTGATTCAGCGGAAATACGACGAGGTTTTGCACATGGTGAGGAATGCCCGTCTGGTGGGTCAGAGCATCATCGCCTATCTGCAGCAGAAGGGCTATCCCGAGGTGGCCCTGCACTTTGTCAAGGACGAGAAGACCCGTTTTGGATTGGCTCTCGAGTGCGGAAACATTGAAATCGCTTTGGAGGCCGCCAAGGCACTGGATGACAAGGATTGCTGGGATCGTCTGGGCCAGAGTGCCCTGCTCCAGGGCAACCACCAGGTGGTGGAGATGTGCTACCAGCGCACCAAGAACTTTGACAAGCTCAGCTTCCTGTATTTGATCACCGGCAACCTGGAGAAGCTGAAGAAGATGAACAAGATCGCCGAGATCCGCAAGGATGTCTCCGCGCAGTACCAGGGTGCTCTGCTCCTCGGCGACGTCAAGGAGCGGGTGAATATCCTCAAGAACTGTGGGCAACTTTCGTTGGCTTATCTCACAGCCGCCACCCATGGATTCGAGGACCTTACTGAATCGCTGAGTGAGACAATTACTTCGCAGGGCAACGCTTTGCCTGAGGTGAATCCGAATGCTCAGCTTTTGCAGCCACCCGTGCCCATCCAGCAGCTGGAGACCAACTGGCCGCTGCTGTCCGTTTCCAAGGGCTTCTTCGAGGGCGCCATGGTCACCAGGGCGGGATCGAGTGCCACTGCCCGCCAGGCTTTGAATATCAACGCCGATGCTGCGGTGCTGGACGAGCACAATGGCGGGGGAGATGGCTGGGGAGCTGATGCGGATCTGGGACTAGATGAAGACGGCGACGAGGAGATGCACGATGCGCTGAGCAACGATGGAGATGGCGGAGCAGGCGGCGAGGATGGCGCCGGCTGGGATGTGGGCGACGATGATCTGGTGGTACCCGAGGAGCTGGCCTCCAAGATCAAGGCCTCCGCGTTGGACAGCAACTACTATGCGGCGCCCAACAAGGGATTGTCGCCTGCCCAGCAATGGGCGAATAATTCTCCATTGGTTCTGGACCATGTGAAGGCCGGATCCTTCGAGACCGCCTTCCGTTTGCTAAACGACCAGCTGGGAGTGGTGAACTTCAAGCCCTTCAAGCAACTCTTCCTGCAGAATTACGCTTGTTCTAGAACCAGTTATACAGCTAATCCGAATCTGCAATCGCTGAGTGGCTACCCATTGCGCAACTTCTCCGAGACAAACATCAAGCTACAAAGACCGGCGGTTGGAATCAAGTTAAACGATTTAGTGGCCCGCCTGCAGGCTGGTTACCAACTAACGACTTCCGGCAAATTCTCCGAGGCGGTGGAAAAGTTCCATTCCATCTTGATCAGCATTCCGCTGCTGGTGGTGGACACCAAAGTGGATACGGCGGAGGCCCAGCAGCTGCTGAGGATCTGCGCCGAGTATATTGTGGGTCTCAAAATGGAAACGGTGCGCAAGGGCATGCCCAAGTCAACGCTGGAGGAGCAGAAGCGTCTGTGCGAGATGGCCGCCTACTTTACGCACTGCAAGCTGCAGCCCGTGCATCAGATCCTCACCCTGCGCACCGCCCTCAATATGTTCTTCAAGCTGAAGAACTACAAGACGGCCGCCTCCTTTGCCCGCCGCCTCCTGGAGTTGGCCCCTCGGCCGGATGTCGCCCAGCAGGTGCGAAAGATCCTGCAGGCCTGCGAGGTGAACCCCGTGGACGAGCACCAGCTGCAGTACGAGGAGTTCAACCCGTTCACCATCTGCGGCATCAGCTGGAAGCCGCTGTACAGGGGCAAGCCGGAGGTCACCTGTCCCTTCTGCGGCTCCTCCTACGACCCACAGTTCAAGGGCAGCCTCTGCACCGTTTGCGAGGTCAGCCAGATCGGCAAGGATAGCATTGGACTGCGCATCTCCAATCTGCAGTTCCGCTAG
- the Bro gene encoding protein brother, with translation MHHHQNLGDAAALNGMLPPYEAMAMYEQPKPRFIFKMPRVVPDQRSKFESDELFRRLSRESEVRYTGYRERAAEERRMRFVNDCRKGYAEISMVASGTNLQLYFNANHNPYAQEQECDFERERGKVHLRSNFIMNGVCVRFRGWVDLDRLDGVASLEFDEQRAQQEDAQLQEQIQSYNQRMAESKRIYHTPQTPPEDHHRRGGPGMPGGPMGW, from the coding sequence ATGCATCACCATCAGAATCTCGGAGACGCTGCCGCCTTGAATGGGATGCTCCCGCCCTACGAAGCCATGGCCATGTACGAGCAGCCCAAGCCTCGATTCATCTTCAAGATGCCGCGGGTGGTGCCCGATCAGAGATCCAAATTCGAGAGCGACGAGCTCTTCCGCCGGCTCAGCCGGGAAAGCGAGGTGCGCTACACGGGCTACAGGGAACGGGCGGCGGAGGAGCGACGGATGAGGTTCGTCAACGACTGCCGCAAGGGCTATGCGGAGATCTCGATGGTGGCCTCCGGCACCAACCTGCAGCTCTACTTCAACGCCAACCACAATCCCTATGCCCAGGAGCAGGAATGCGACTTTGAGCGGGAGCGGGGCAAAGTTCATCTGCGTTCCAACTTTATTATGAACGGTGTGTGTGTTCGATTCCGCGGCTGGGTGGATCTGGATCGACTGGATGGCGTGGCCAGTCTGGAGTTCGACGAACAACGAGCCCAGCAGGAGGATGCCCAGCTGCAGGAGCAGATCCAAAGCTACAACCAACGGATGGCGGAGTCTAAGAGGATCTACCACACTCCACAGACTCCACCCGAGGATCACCACCGCAGGGGAGGACCTGGTATGCCAGGTGGACCAATGGGTTGGTAG